One Phalacrocorax aristotelis chromosome 10, bGulAri2.1, whole genome shotgun sequence genomic region harbors:
- the GSPT1 gene encoding eukaryotic peptide chain release factor GTP-binding subunit ERF3A isoform X2 translates to MEISESVVENGETEMSPEESWDHKEETSEAELGGGPTGDAGPSEESAQEMMEEEEEIPKPKSVVAPPGAPKKEHVNVVFIGHVDAGKSTIGGQIMYLTGMVDKRTLEKYEREAKEKNRETWYLSWALDTNQEERDKGKTVEVGRAYFETEKKHFTILDAPGHKSFVPNMIGGASQADLAVLVISARKGEFETGFEKGGQTREHAMLAKTAGVKHLIVLINKMDDPTVNWSNERYEECKEKLVPFLKKVGFNPKKDIHFMPCSGLTGANLKEQSEFCPWYIGLPFIPYLDNLPNFNRSVDGPIRLPIVDKYKDMGTVVLGKLESGSICKGQQLVMMPNKHNVEVLGILSDDVETDSVAPGENLKIRLKGIEEEEILPGFILCDPNNLCHSGRTFDAQIVIIEHKSIICPGYNAVLHIHTCIEEVEITALICLVDKKTGEKSKTRPRFVKQDQVCIARLRTAGTICLETFKDFPQMGRFTLRDEGKTIAIGKVLKLVPEKD, encoded by the exons ATGGAAATTTCAGAATCTGTTG TGGAAAATGGAGAGACAGAAATGTCCCCAGAAGAGTCATGGGAccacaaagaagaaacaagtgaagCAGAACTAGGAGGTGGTCCCACAGGGGATGCAGGACCTTCTGAAGAAAGTGCTCAGGAAAtgatggaagaggaggaggaaatacCAAAACCGAAATCTGTTGTAGCACCACCAGGTGCTCCTAAAAAAGAGCATGTAAATGTAGTATTCATTGGGCATGTAG atgcTGGCAAGTCAACAATTGGAGGACAgataat gTATTTGACAGGAATGGTTGACAAAAGAAcacttgaaaaatatgaaagagaagctaaagaaaaaaacagagaaacatg GTACCTTTCATGGGCCTTAGACACAAACCAAGAAGAACGAGACAAAGGTAAAACAGTAGAAGTGGGTCGTGCCTATTTTGAAACTGAGAAGAAACACTTCACTATTCTGGATGCTCCTGGACATAAGAGCTTTGTTCCAAATATGATTGGTGGGGCTTCTCAAGCTGATCTTGCTGTGCTG gttatttctgcaagaaaaggagaatttgAAACTGGATTTGAGAAAGGTGGACAAACAAGAGAACATGCCATGTTAGCAAAAACAGCAGGTGTAAAACATTTAATAGTCCTTATTAATAAAATGGATGATCCAACTGTAAACTGGAGTAATGAAAG ATATGAGGAATGTAAAGAGAAACTGGTGCCATTTTTGAAGAAAGTTGGCTTCAATCCCAAAAAGGATATTCATTTCATGCCCTGCTCAGGACTGACTGGAGCAAACCTTAAAGAACAGTCAGAATTCTGTCCTTGGTATAT TGGGCTACCATTTATTCCATACCTGGATAATTTACCAAACTTCAACCGTTCAGTTGATGGACCAATCAGGCTGCCAATTGTGGATAAATATAAg GATATGGGCACTGTGGTCCTTGGGAAGCTGGAGTCAGGCTCTATTTGCAAAGGACAACAGCTTGTGATGATGCCAAACAAG cACAATGTGGAAGTTCTTGGAATCCTTTCTGATGATGTAGAAACTGATTCAGTAGCCCCAGGTGAAAATCTAAAGATCAGACTGAAGGGAATTGAAGAGGAAGAGATCCTTCCAGGATTTATTCTCTGTGATCCCAACAACCTGTGTCATTCTGGACGCACGTTTGATGCCCAG ATAGTGATAATTGAGCACAAATCCATTATCTGCCCAGGTTATAATGCTGTGCTGCACATCCACACCTGTATCGAAGAAGTCGAGATAACA GCCTTAATCTGCTTGGTAGacaaaaaaacaggagaaaaaagtaaGACACGGCCCCGTTTTGTGAAACAAGATCAAGTATGCATTGCCCGTTTAAGGACAGCAGGAACTATCTGCCTTGAGACATTCAAAGATTTCCCTCAAATGGGTCGCTTTACCTTAAGAGACGAGG GTAAGACCATTGCAATTGGAAAAGTTCTGAAACTGGTTCCAGAGAAGGACTAA
- the GSPT1 gene encoding eukaryotic peptide chain release factor GTP-binding subunit ERF3A isoform X1 — protein sequence MEANGSGSGSSSDSAPDCWDQADIEPGSGAGPGSAPPAAEAEAQQELLGAAFSRQLNVNAKPFVPNVHAAEFVPSFLRGGPAPGLPPPSPPPGLPPPPPHGAPVETSPEEQTASCEGSNAAVNMEISESVVENGETEMSPEESWDHKEETSEAELGGGPTGDAGPSEESAQEMMEEEEEIPKPKSVVAPPGAPKKEHVNVVFIGHVDAGKSTIGGQIMYLTGMVDKRTLEKYEREAKEKNRETWYLSWALDTNQEERDKGKTVEVGRAYFETEKKHFTILDAPGHKSFVPNMIGGASQADLAVLVISARKGEFETGFEKGGQTREHAMLAKTAGVKHLIVLINKMDDPTVNWSNERYEECKEKLVPFLKKVGFNPKKDIHFMPCSGLTGANLKEQSEFCPWYIGLPFIPYLDNLPNFNRSVDGPIRLPIVDKYKDMGTVVLGKLESGSICKGQQLVMMPNKHNVEVLGILSDDVETDSVAPGENLKIRLKGIEEEEILPGFILCDPNNLCHSGRTFDAQIVIIEHKSIICPGYNAVLHIHTCIEEVEITALICLVDKKTGEKSKTRPRFVKQDQVCIARLRTAGTICLETFKDFPQMGRFTLRDEGKTIAIGKVLKLVPEKD from the exons ATGGAGGCGAACGGGAGCGGCAGCGGGAGCAGCAGCGACTCGGCTCCCGACTGCTGGGATCAGGCGGATATCGAGCCGGGCAGCGGCGCTGGCCCGGGGtccgccccgccggccgcggAGGCCGAGgcccagcaggagctgctcgGGGCGGCCTTCAGCCGGCAGCTGAACGTCAACGCCAAGCCCTTCGTGCCCAACGTCCACGCCGCCGAGTTCGTGCCGTCCTTCCTGAGGGGGGGCCCGGCGCCCGGCCTGCCGCCGCCCTCGCCGCCGCCCggcctgccgccgccgccgccccacg GCGCACCTGTAGAGACTTCTCCAGAGGAGCAGACAGCCTCTTGTGAAG gTTCAAATGCTGCTGTTAACATGGAAATTTCAGAATCTGTTG TGGAAAATGGAGAGACAGAAATGTCCCCAGAAGAGTCATGGGAccacaaagaagaaacaagtgaagCAGAACTAGGAGGTGGTCCCACAGGGGATGCAGGACCTTCTGAAGAAAGTGCTCAGGAAAtgatggaagaggaggaggaaatacCAAAACCGAAATCTGTTGTAGCACCACCAGGTGCTCCTAAAAAAGAGCATGTAAATGTAGTATTCATTGGGCATGTAG atgcTGGCAAGTCAACAATTGGAGGACAgataat gTATTTGACAGGAATGGTTGACAAAAGAAcacttgaaaaatatgaaagagaagctaaagaaaaaaacagagaaacatg GTACCTTTCATGGGCCTTAGACACAAACCAAGAAGAACGAGACAAAGGTAAAACAGTAGAAGTGGGTCGTGCCTATTTTGAAACTGAGAAGAAACACTTCACTATTCTGGATGCTCCTGGACATAAGAGCTTTGTTCCAAATATGATTGGTGGGGCTTCTCAAGCTGATCTTGCTGTGCTG gttatttctgcaagaaaaggagaatttgAAACTGGATTTGAGAAAGGTGGACAAACAAGAGAACATGCCATGTTAGCAAAAACAGCAGGTGTAAAACATTTAATAGTCCTTATTAATAAAATGGATGATCCAACTGTAAACTGGAGTAATGAAAG ATATGAGGAATGTAAAGAGAAACTGGTGCCATTTTTGAAGAAAGTTGGCTTCAATCCCAAAAAGGATATTCATTTCATGCCCTGCTCAGGACTGACTGGAGCAAACCTTAAAGAACAGTCAGAATTCTGTCCTTGGTATAT TGGGCTACCATTTATTCCATACCTGGATAATTTACCAAACTTCAACCGTTCAGTTGATGGACCAATCAGGCTGCCAATTGTGGATAAATATAAg GATATGGGCACTGTGGTCCTTGGGAAGCTGGAGTCAGGCTCTATTTGCAAAGGACAACAGCTTGTGATGATGCCAAACAAG cACAATGTGGAAGTTCTTGGAATCCTTTCTGATGATGTAGAAACTGATTCAGTAGCCCCAGGTGAAAATCTAAAGATCAGACTGAAGGGAATTGAAGAGGAAGAGATCCTTCCAGGATTTATTCTCTGTGATCCCAACAACCTGTGTCATTCTGGACGCACGTTTGATGCCCAG ATAGTGATAATTGAGCACAAATCCATTATCTGCCCAGGTTATAATGCTGTGCTGCACATCCACACCTGTATCGAAGAAGTCGAGATAACA GCCTTAATCTGCTTGGTAGacaaaaaaacaggagaaaaaagtaaGACACGGCCCCGTTTTGTGAAACAAGATCAAGTATGCATTGCCCGTTTAAGGACAGCAGGAACTATCTGCCTTGAGACATTCAAAGATTTCCCTCAAATGGGTCGCTTTACCTTAAGAGACGAGG GTAAGACCATTGCAATTGGAAAAGTTCTGAAACTGGTTCCAGAGAAGGACTAA